One Trichocoleus desertorum ATA4-8-CV12 genomic window carries:
- the hemE gene encoding uroporphyrinogen decarboxylase: MGNYTLLKAARGEAVERPPVWMMRQAGRYMQVYRNLRQKYPSFRDRSENPDLAVEISLQPFHAFRPDGVIMFSDILTPLPGIGIPFDIIESKGPVFEAPIRTQKQIEALTPLDPEASLPFVSQILQTLQKEVNGEATVLGFVGAPWTLAAYAIEGKSSKDYAIIKRMAYTEPTMLHQFLGKLAEAIATYACYQIEAGAQVVQLFDSWAGQLSPQDFKTFSLPYLQQIVRQVKATHPETPLILYINNSAGLLELMAHSGVDIVSVDWTVDMSVARQRLGASMGVQGNMDPCILFGPQDFIRQNILDTVLKAGTQKHIMNLGHGVLQNTPEENVACFFETVKQLNYSSLLG; the protein is encoded by the coding sequence ATGGGGAATTACACATTACTGAAAGCAGCGAGAGGTGAGGCAGTAGAGCGCCCGCCCGTGTGGATGATGCGTCAAGCAGGTCGCTACATGCAGGTTTATCGGAATTTACGTCAGAAGTATCCTTCTTTCCGCGATCGCTCTGAAAATCCTGATTTGGCAGTGGAAATCTCTCTACAACCGTTCCATGCCTTCAGACCCGATGGTGTGATTATGTTCTCGGATATCCTCACTCCTCTACCTGGAATTGGCATTCCATTCGACATTATTGAAAGCAAGGGTCCAGTATTTGAGGCTCCCATTCGCACTCAGAAGCAAATTGAGGCGCTGACTCCCCTTGATCCCGAAGCGTCTCTACCCTTTGTGAGTCAGATTCTCCAGACGTTGCAGAAAGAAGTGAATGGTGAAGCGACGGTGTTGGGATTTGTGGGCGCACCTTGGACACTAGCAGCCTATGCGATCGAAGGTAAAAGCTCGAAGGATTACGCCATCATCAAGCGCATGGCTTACACAGAGCCAACCATGCTGCATCAGTTCTTGGGTAAGCTAGCTGAGGCGATCGCAACTTATGCTTGCTACCAGATTGAGGCAGGGGCACAAGTGGTGCAACTGTTCGACTCTTGGGCAGGCCAACTCAGCCCCCAAGACTTCAAAACTTTTTCTCTGCCTTATCTGCAACAGATTGTACGGCAGGTAAAAGCCACTCACCCAGAAACACCGCTGATTCTCTACATCAACAACAGCGCAGGTCTTTTGGAACTCATGGCGCACTCTGGTGTAGATATTGTCAGTGTGGACTGGACAGTAGATATGTCCGTCGCCCGCCAACGACTGGGAGCCAGCATGGGTGTGCAAGGCAACATGGACCCTTGCATTTTGTTTGGTCCTCAGGACTTTATCCGTCAAAACATCCTGGATACGGTGCTCAAAGCGGGAACACAGAAGCACATTATGAACCTCGGTCATGGCGTGCTACAAAACACGCCAGAAGAGAATGTGGCTTGCTTCTTTGAAACCGTTAAACAACTCAACTACTCCTCACTTTTGGGCTAA
- a CDS encoding aromatic ring-hydroxylating dioxygenase subunit alpha produces MLKNFWYACEFSSAVTNKPKQIVMLNQRFVLYRDSQGQVVALNDQCPHRGAALSLGQVEDGCIHCPYHGWKFQADGHCIDIPANQPGVPIPKKARVDTYSVQEKYGFVWLFYGDLPETERPPIPLLPEFADSTLHPIFLEYKMNAHYTRVIENSLCPAHISVVHSDSFGWGFTQDQKVEEYDVDEEPWGVSAVITYENFTKPKGFFRLFFQPSRTKVQSKTTFYLPNITKVVIDFGRGKLVNYAIHLPIDDNTTLSKRIQFRSFFTYSWADPIFVKFHHKVGMEDRVVTESEYPKRIPENLASEAHTPADALPLAFRKLRQKYLAMGWGLEPSSDNSNNLKSHPVEPTATLSMN; encoded by the coding sequence ATGCTCAAGAACTTTTGGTATGCTTGTGAGTTCAGCTCAGCGGTCACTAATAAGCCCAAACAAATCGTGATGCTGAATCAGAGATTTGTGCTCTACCGCGATTCCCAAGGACAAGTGGTAGCACTGAATGACCAATGTCCTCACCGAGGAGCAGCCCTCTCTCTAGGGCAGGTAGAAGATGGCTGCATCCATTGTCCCTATCATGGTTGGAAATTCCAGGCGGATGGGCACTGCATTGACATCCCAGCCAATCAACCTGGAGTTCCTATTCCTAAAAAAGCTCGCGTAGACACTTACTCCGTACAGGAGAAGTATGGTTTTGTCTGGCTATTTTATGGAGACTTACCAGAAACAGAACGCCCCCCCATTCCACTCCTCCCCGAGTTTGCAGACTCAACTCTGCATCCTATTTTCTTAGAGTATAAGATGAATGCTCACTACACTCGCGTCATAGAGAACTCTCTCTGTCCAGCTCATATTTCTGTAGTTCACTCTGATTCCTTTGGCTGGGGATTCACGCAAGATCAAAAAGTAGAAGAGTATGACGTTGATGAGGAGCCTTGGGGCGTAAGTGCTGTAATAACATACGAAAATTTCACAAAACCCAAAGGCTTTTTTAGACTTTTCTTCCAGCCATCTCGAACCAAAGTGCAGTCAAAAACTACCTTCTATCTTCCTAACATCACTAAGGTTGTGATTGACTTTGGCCGCGGAAAGCTCGTTAATTACGCGATTCACTTACCAATCGATGACAACACTACACTCAGTAAGCGTATTCAATTCCGTAGTTTCTTCACCTATAGTTGGGCCGATCCTATATTCGTGAAATTCCATCATAAGGTTGGTATGGAAGATCGAGTAGTAACTGAATCTGAGTACCCGAAACGGATACCAGAGAATCTTGCTTCTGAAGCTCATACTCCTGCTGATGCTCTACCTCTTGCTTTTAGAAAGCTGCGTCAAAAATACCTAGCGATGGGGTGGGGTTTAGAACCTAGCTCAGACAACTCAAACAATCTAAAGAGCCACCCTGTAGAGCCTACAGCCACCCTATCTATGAACTAA
- a CDS encoding glutamyl-tRNA reductase codes for MNIIVVGLSHKTAPVEVREKLSIPENQIGIAIARLCSYPHIREVAILSTCNRLEIYIAALATEPAAQEVAEFLAEHSHLSSHELNEHLFVFQQQAAVRHLMQVAAGLDSLVVGEGQILAQVKNTYKLGQECNGIKRILNQLFKQAITAAKRARTETSIGTGAVSVSSAAVELAQIKVQKLSDCRVTIVGAGNMARRLVQHLLAKGATRIAIANRSVERAQELASQFSDVSIPCYPLTEMMALVADSNLVFTSTASTEPLLNQAKLTETLAHNQPLMLFDISVPRNVDADVNELTHVQVFNVDDLKQVVAQNQESRQQMALEAKGIIEAELESFADWYRSLETFSTISCLREKVEMIREQELEKTLSRLGTDFAQKHQELIEALTRGIVNKILHEPMVQLRTQRDLEAQRLAVRTLQMLFNLKTESPLAPVAKISSRT; via the coding sequence ATGAATATTATTGTCGTTGGGTTGAGTCACAAAACTGCTCCCGTTGAAGTTCGCGAAAAACTAAGTATCCCTGAAAACCAAATCGGAATAGCGATCGCTCGTCTATGTAGTTATCCTCATATTCGGGAAGTTGCCATCCTCAGTACTTGTAACCGTCTAGAGATTTATATTGCGGCGCTAGCCACAGAGCCAGCGGCTCAAGAAGTAGCTGAGTTTCTCGCTGAACACAGTCATTTGTCTAGTCATGAGCTGAATGAACATTTGTTTGTATTTCAGCAACAGGCTGCTGTACGCCATCTCATGCAAGTTGCTGCTGGTTTAGATAGCTTGGTAGTAGGCGAAGGGCAAATTTTGGCTCAAGTGAAAAACACTTACAAGTTGGGTCAAGAGTGCAACGGTATCAAGCGCATTCTTAACCAGTTGTTTAAGCAAGCCATCACTGCTGCAAAACGAGCGAGAACCGAAACCTCCATTGGTACGGGAGCTGTTTCCGTTAGTTCTGCTGCAGTTGAGCTAGCCCAAATTAAAGTCCAAAAACTATCCGACTGCCGAGTCACAATTGTGGGTGCAGGTAACATGGCTCGTCGCCTAGTACAACACCTGTTGGCAAAAGGAGCAACTCGAATTGCGATCGCTAACCGTTCTGTAGAGCGGGCTCAAGAGCTAGCCAGTCAGTTCAGCGATGTGTCCATCCCCTGCTATCCTCTCACTGAGATGATGGCTTTGGTGGCAGATTCGAACTTGGTCTTTACCAGTACCGCCTCCACTGAACCTCTTCTAAATCAAGCCAAATTGACGGAGACTTTAGCTCATAACCAGCCCTTGATGCTATTTGATATTTCCGTTCCCCGCAACGTAGATGCAGATGTTAATGAATTAACTCATGTTCAAGTCTTTAACGTTGACGATCTCAAGCAGGTCGTAGCTCAGAACCAAGAAAGCCGCCAACAGATGGCCCTGGAAGCAAAAGGCATCATCGAAGCAGAACTAGAATCTTTTGCCGATTGGTACCGATCGCTAGAAACATTTTCCACAATTAGCTGCTTGCGAGAAAAAGTAGAAATGATTCGTGAGCAAGAATTAGAGAAAACTTTATCACGCTTAGGCACTGACTTTGCCCAAAAACACCAAGAACTGATTGAAGCTTTGACCCGAGGAATTGTCAACAAAATTCTCCACGAACCAATGGTCCAACTGCGGACACAGCGAGACTTAGAAGCTCAACGCCTTGCTGTTCGGACGCTACAAATGTTGTTCAACTTGAAGACAGAATCACCCCTGGCCCCTGTAGCCAAAATATCCTCTCGGACTTGA